A region of the Acidobacteriota bacterium genome:
CATTGGCAACCGCCCGCCTCGTAAACTCCCCCGCGCCCGCCGGACGAGCGCCAGCAGCGATGATCGCTTCGATCACAGCCGCGGTGAGGTATGGCGACCCGTGAACCGTCACCTCGAACATGTCCTCGCCGGTGTAAGAACGCGGCCCTGGAAAGGTCATGACGATGCCGCGATCGAGGACCTCACCCGACGCGGCATGGAGATCGACCAGGGTTGCCCTCCAGGCGGCGTCGAAAGTGACCTCAGGGCAGAGCAGGGAGGCACAAACCGCCGCCTGCGGGCCGCTCACCCGAATCAGCGCCAGAGCGCCCCGGCCGGCCGGGGTCGCGCGCGCGACAATCGTGTCAGCGCCGCCGGCGAGGGCGGATGACAATTCGCTTGAGGAAACCATCGCCGTCCGATTCCGTCTCGACCCCCGGGTCGTCGGCTAGGGCGAGGTGGATCTCGCGCCGCGCAGCTGGGGTCAGCGGGCCCAGCGTTACCGGCGCTCCTCGGCGCAATGCCTCGTCCGCCGCCGCTTCGGCTCGGTCCTGAAGCTTGAGGGCTCGGCGCTCTTTGAAGCCGTCGCTATCGAGGTGTACCGGCAGATGTGCAGAAAGGCGCCGGTTCAAAACGCGATTACAGAGGTACTGGAAGGCATCCAGGCCGCGCCCGCCCGAGGCCGTCAGAATGTGGAGGTCACTACCCGCAAGCTCGCCCACGAGGGCGTCGGCGCGCTGCTCGAGGCGGGCCGTGATATCGAGCTCTCCAGCTCGAAAGGACTCTGATAGGAACAGCCCGAGAACCGCGACCGGATCGACCGCAGCCTGGATCGCGACGCCGGATTCATCGTCGGGAACGACTTCGTAGTGAAGCTCCTCGAGGCGCGCGCCAAGCCCGTCGCAGGCGGCGCTCAGGGCCTCGTCAAGCGTCGGCCCGTGGAAGGTCTTGCGCCCAGTCATGACTTGCCGTCCTTTCGCTTCGTGGTCGATTTGCCGCCCCCGAGCCGTCTCTCACCGACGATGTGGAGGGTGATTTCCTGTTGGATGATAGTAATCACGTTATTCGTCAACCAGTACAGAACCAAACCGGAGGGGAACTGCAGAAACATGATGCCGAAGATCAATGGCATCATTCGCATCAATCTCTGCTGTTGTGGGTCACCCGCCTGTGGCGCCAGGCGTTGCTGGAGCCACATAGTCACGGTCATCAGTATCGGCGTCACGTACAGGGGATCTTTGATCGAAAGGTCTGTGATCCAGAGGACAAATGGCGCGTGGCGCAACTCGATCGCGCTCAGGAACAGTCGGTACAGGGACCACAGCAGGGGCAGCTGTACCAAGAGTGGCAGACAACCGGCCATCGGGTTGACGCCCTCCTCTTTGTAGAGGGCCATCATCTCTTGATTCATTTTGGCGCGCGCCTGCGGGTCGCTCTTCTTTTTCTTGTATTTGGCCTGGATTTCCTTCACCTTTGGCTGCACCTTGGCCATCTTCCGCATCGACACGGTAGAAGTGTGCATGAGCGGAAAGAGAACGATGCGAATGCCGAGAGTCAGGAGGATGATGGCGACACCGTAGTTGCCAACAATGGCGTAGATCCAGCGCAGGGCTTTGAGGAAAAAGACCGATATGGGGCTGAAAATGCCAAAATTGAGCGTCTTCTCCACCCCGCGATCGATCTCATGCAGGAGGTCATACTCTTTGGGTGCTCCGAGCAA
Encoded here:
- the yidC gene encoding membrane protein insertase YidC encodes the protein GTGPTTTTLSNDFITVEFTNDGARVASYVLRAYDGDAGQPLDLVQSVSLPEATTPLQLITADGPDHRLYATENVNHGVIYRWSDGRGNRATKTITLSGEGYGLDTEINAEGSLASALVSLGTGMRDLGEVEKESRLALWGEGVLLADGEVEHLKRRKIKERQVLAPASLTYVGFEDAYFFNLLRPSSEIGEVHVEPYEHTIAGDEKPEKVLRISVAPARGVLRGQLLGAPKEYDLLHEIDRGVEKTLNFGIFSPISVFFLKALRWIYAIVGNYGVAIILLTLGIRIVLFPLMHTSTVSMRKMAKVQPKVKEIQAKYKKKKSDPQARAKMNQEMMALYKEEGVNPMAGCLPLLVQLPLLWSLYRLFLSAIELRHAPFVLWITDLSIKDPLYVTPILMTVTMWLQQRLAPQAGDPQQQRLMRMMPLIFGIMFLQFPSGLVLYWLTNNVITIIQQEITLHIVGERRLGGGKSTTKRKDGKS